A single region of the Deferribacter autotrophicus genome encodes:
- the metH gene encoding methionine synthase, translating to MFREFAKDNVVLFDGGMGTSIQKLEIPEDKWNGRVGCNEVLNLTYPEIIEDIHTGFFKAGADVVETNTFGASRLVLSEYNLEDKVYDINFTAAKIARKAADKFENKFVAGSIGPGTKLPSLGQISFDDLYKMYEEQISGLIDGGVDLLLIETCQDLLQIKSALLAAFNTLNKKDKELPVMVSVTIEQNGTMLLGSDLSAVTTVLRDYPIFSLGINCAVGPDLMYEPLKQLSELWDRKISCIPNAGLPQNINGKFVYDLTPEKMAEIMADLCEKYGLDLIGGCCGTTYEHIAALRMVANSFKPKAKKRYEYKGEAASLYTSTKLMQSPPPTLIGERANANGSKAFRELLLKDDFDGMVNVAKEQEDAGAHLIDVCVAYAERNEVNDMSRFVSMINTALTIPIVIDSTEPLVIENALKRYAGKPVINSINFEDGGEKLHKILKIVKKFPAAVIALTIDEDGMAMTAEKKFQIAKRIYDVWTKDYELNPEDLIFDPLTFSIGSGDETLTFAAAETLNAIKMIKENLQGAKTVLGVSNVSFGLAPHSRHILNSVFLNEAVKCGLDMAIVNPAKVIPLSRISENEVTLCLDLIYGKEKALERFLDYFSKRVDESEDNKLAEKLTPEEQLKKKVLRGDKSGLEELLDELLKKYSPIDIINNILIVAMKEVGDLFGAGKMLLPFVLQSAEVMKKSVLYLENFMEKDDSENKGVIVLATVKGDVHDIGKNLVDIILSNNGYKVYNLGIKVSVEDMILKAKEVNADAIGMSGLLVKSTTVMKDNIDEIKRHNLKAKILLGGAALTEGFVKNECEPILPGQVFYCRDAFDALKYLEKKDDDNNNLIDKKSSRVEKIIVEEELDVRSDIKPVDSPPKPPFFGNAVVRNISFEDVVKFMNLYTLFYTRWSYKKKDMSDEEYNNLLKKVAYPELEKIKNTIVGENLCELSVAYGYYKVKSNGRYLLVYDNDEKHIATMKFPRQKKSPYLCVADYFHDLESDKFDILPIQLVTIGEKPVNYTKKLFNENKYKEYFLYHGFFTELTEALAEYWHHVIRKELGIENEDLSVEQILNMRYQGRRYSFGYPSCPDLEGNLIVHKLLNGKEIGVELTEGYEMVPEYTTSAIIVHHPEANYFVT from the coding sequence ATGTTTAGGGAGTTTGCTAAAGATAACGTAGTTCTTTTTGATGGAGGGATGGGGACTTCTATTCAGAAATTAGAAATTCCTGAGGACAAGTGGAATGGAAGAGTTGGTTGTAATGAAGTATTGAATCTTACTTACCCTGAAATAATTGAAGATATTCATACCGGGTTTTTTAAAGCTGGCGCAGATGTAGTGGAGACAAATACTTTTGGTGCGTCAAGACTTGTCCTTTCAGAGTATAATCTCGAAGATAAAGTTTATGATATAAATTTTACTGCAGCAAAAATCGCAAGAAAAGCTGCAGATAAATTTGAAAATAAATTTGTGGCAGGTTCTATAGGTCCGGGCACCAAATTGCCGAGTCTTGGACAGATTTCTTTTGATGATTTGTATAAAATGTATGAGGAGCAGATTTCGGGACTGATCGACGGTGGTGTGGATTTGCTTTTAATCGAAACGTGTCAAGACTTATTGCAGATAAAATCAGCACTACTTGCTGCATTTAATACGTTGAATAAAAAAGATAAAGAACTGCCCGTAATGGTATCCGTGACAATAGAGCAGAACGGAACAATGCTTTTAGGATCGGATTTAAGCGCTGTGACTACGGTATTGAGAGATTATCCTATTTTTTCTTTAGGAATAAACTGTGCTGTGGGACCTGATTTGATGTATGAGCCGTTAAAACAGTTGAGTGAGTTGTGGGATAGAAAGATTTCATGTATCCCGAATGCCGGATTGCCTCAGAATATAAATGGGAAATTTGTATATGATCTTACTCCTGAAAAGATGGCTGAAATTATGGCTGATTTATGTGAGAAATATGGGTTGGATCTAATTGGTGGGTGTTGTGGAACCACCTATGAACATATTGCGGCTTTGAGGATGGTGGCAAACTCTTTTAAACCTAAAGCTAAAAAAAGATACGAATACAAAGGAGAAGCTGCAAGTCTGTATACATCCACAAAGCTTATGCAATCACCACCACCAACCCTTATTGGCGAGAGAGCAAATGCTAATGGGAGTAAAGCGTTTAGGGAACTTTTGTTAAAAGATGATTTTGATGGAATGGTAAATGTGGCTAAAGAGCAGGAAGATGCTGGTGCTCATTTAATAGATGTGTGTGTGGCTTATGCCGAGCGCAATGAAGTAAATGATATGAGTAGATTTGTTTCGATGATAAATACTGCTTTGACTATACCTATAGTCATTGATTCTACGGAGCCACTTGTTATTGAAAATGCTCTTAAAAGATATGCAGGAAAACCTGTAATCAACTCCATTAATTTTGAAGACGGAGGAGAAAAACTTCACAAGATTTTAAAAATTGTAAAGAAATTTCCTGCGGCTGTTATAGCTCTAACCATTGATGAAGATGGCATGGCTATGACGGCTGAAAAAAAGTTTCAGATAGCAAAGAGAATATATGATGTATGGACAAAGGATTACGAGCTTAATCCAGAAGACCTCATATTTGATCCTCTGACTTTTTCCATTGGTAGTGGGGATGAGACTCTTACCTTTGCTGCAGCTGAAACTCTTAATGCTATCAAAATGATAAAAGAGAACTTACAGGGCGCTAAAACGGTTTTAGGAGTAAGCAATGTATCCTTTGGACTGGCACCACATTCAAGACATATTTTGAACTCGGTTTTTTTGAATGAAGCTGTAAAATGTGGCCTTGATATGGCAATTGTTAATCCTGCAAAAGTGATTCCTCTTTCTAGAATTTCTGAAAATGAGGTAACTCTTTGCTTGGATTTGATTTATGGTAAAGAAAAAGCTCTTGAAAGATTTCTAGATTATTTCAGTAAAAGGGTGGATGAGAGTGAAGATAATAAATTAGCTGAGAAATTAACCCCTGAAGAGCAGTTGAAGAAGAAGGTCTTAAGAGGAGATAAATCGGGACTGGAAGAATTACTTGATGAGCTTTTGAAAAAGTATTCTCCCATTGATATTATTAACAATATTCTTATTGTGGCGATGAAAGAGGTGGGGGATCTTTTCGGTGCAGGGAAAATGTTACTACCTTTTGTTCTTCAATCAGCAGAGGTGATGAAAAAATCTGTACTTTATCTTGAAAATTTTATGGAGAAAGATGACTCCGAAAATAAAGGAGTTATTGTGCTTGCTACTGTAAAAGGGGATGTGCATGATATCGGAAAAAATCTTGTGGATATAATCTTATCGAACAATGGATATAAGGTGTATAATCTCGGGATAAAAGTATCAGTGGAAGATATGATTTTAAAGGCAAAAGAGGTAAATGCGGATGCTATAGGGATGAGTGGTCTCCTTGTGAAATCAACTACCGTGATGAAAGATAATATTGATGAAATTAAAAGGCATAATTTAAAAGCAAAAATTTTATTAGGCGGTGCTGCATTAACCGAGGGGTTTGTAAAAAATGAATGTGAACCTATTTTACCTGGACAAGTTTTTTATTGTAGAGATGCTTTTGACGCCCTTAAATACCTTGAAAAGAAGGATGATGATAACAACAACTTGATAGACAAAAAGTCAAGTAGAGTTGAAAAAATAATTGTTGAAGAGGAGTTGGATGTGAGAAGTGATATAAAGCCTGTGGATAGTCCACCTAAGCCACCATTTTTTGGAAATGCTGTTGTGAGAAACATAAGCTTTGAGGATGTGGTAAAATTTATGAATCTTTACACACTTTTTTATACAAGGTGGAGTTACAAGAAGAAAGATATGAGTGATGAAGAATATAATAATTTGCTGAAGAAAGTGGCTTATCCTGAGCTTGAAAAAATTAAAAATACTATTGTTGGAGAAAATCTTTGTGAACTATCCGTTGCTTATGGATATTACAAAGTAAAAAGTAATGGGAGATATTTACTTGTTTATGATAATGATGAGAAACATATTGCTACAATGAAATTTCCAAGACAGAAAAAAAGCCCTTATCTGTGTGTTGCCGATTATTTTCATGATCTAGAATCTGATAAGTTCGATATCCTGCCGATTCAGCTTGTGACTATAGGAGAGAAGCCTGTAAATTACACCAAAAAGCTTTTTAATGAGAATAAATATAAAGAATACTTTTTGTATCACGGCTTTTTTACAGAATTGACGGAGGCTTTAGCAGAATACTGGCATCATGTTATTAGAAAAGAACTTGGTATTGAGAATGAAGATCTTTCTGTAGAGCAGATTTTAAATATGAGATATCAAGGAAGAAGGTATAGCTTTGGGTATCCATCCTGTCCTGATTTAGAGGGTAATTTAATAGTTCATAAATTGCTTAATGGTAAAGAAATCGGTGTGGAATTGACTGAGGGTTATGAAATGGTGCCTGAATATACCACAAGCGCTATAATTGTTCATCATCCGGAGGCAAACTATTTTGTGACATAG
- a CDS encoding aspartate/glutamate racemase family protein codes for MKRAGIIGGMGPEATLDLFKKIIKNTPAKKDQEHIPVVIDNYPQIPDRTAFLYGKGENPLPYLLESMERLEKAGVDCLCMPCNTAHYFIEELRKRTQVTFISIVEAVLSDILKSKKEYKKIGLMATDGTFIGKVYHTPFELKGLEIVDFNDKIQQSIMNSIYTLKAGDFTKAVDIFKDVFEKIVDEDYDCLIAGCTEIPILLPYIEKNKNVDIFDATESLAKHVVSFCLDQSVS; via the coding sequence ATGAAAAGAGCCGGAATTATCGGTGGTATGGGTCCAGAGGCAACTCTGGACCTTTTTAAAAAAATTATAAAAAATACTCCTGCTAAAAAGGATCAAGAGCATATTCCTGTAGTAATAGATAATTATCCGCAAATACCTGACAGAACAGCTTTTCTTTATGGTAAAGGTGAAAATCCGCTTCCTTATTTGTTAGAGTCAATGGAGCGGTTGGAAAAGGCAGGAGTCGATTGTTTGTGTATGCCGTGCAATACCGCACACTATTTTATAGAAGAGTTAAGAAAGCGGACACAGGTAACCTTTATAAGTATTGTGGAAGCTGTGTTAAGCGATATTTTGAAAAGTAAAAAAGAATATAAAAAAATAGGCCTTATGGCAACAGATGGTACTTTTATCGGAAAAGTGTACCATACCCCTTTTGAGTTAAAAGGTTTGGAAATAGTTGATTTTAATGACAAAATTCAACAAAGTATAATGAACTCAATTTATACTTTAAAGGCTGGAGATTTTACAAAAGCTGTGGATATTTTTAAAGATGTATTTGAGAAGATTGTAGACGAAGATTACGATTGTTTAATTGCCGGTTGTACTGAAATTCCCATTTTACTCCCATATATTGAAAAAAATAAAAATGTAGATATTTTTGATGCGACAGAATCTCTGGCGAAACATGTGGTTTCATTTTGCTTGGATCAGTCTGTTAGTTGA
- a CDS encoding sigma-54-dependent transcriptional regulator: protein MYRIAVVDDEVNFARFLAKNLRNENFLVDIFFDGSSFLKYLENYDPDVVLLDLSLPDCHGLSLYPKILKSNNLTQVIVITAHGNLDTAVEAIKMGCYDYINKPFGLDEIILIIKRALERKKILEELNFRRNKEYECVEIDSLIGSSAKMKDLKKLLMMVADADDVTVLIQGESGTGKNLFARIIHNLSKRKENPFIEVNCASIPDNLIESELFGFEKGAFTDAKNSKKGLVELADKGTLFLDEVAEIPFDMQAKLLSFLENKTFRRVGGVKEFNIDVRVIASTNRDLEQLVRDKKFREDLYYRLNVINIKIPPLRERGEDIIELANFFLEQYTKKYNKKLVFDEEVISILKRYRWPGNIRELRNLIERAVILSNEPVITTEHFVIKCDDNYQGLSLSESKSVIEINKLEREMIIKALEESDFVKTKAAEKLGISRYALLRKMKKYNLL from the coding sequence ATGTATAGAATTGCAGTAGTTGATGATGAAGTTAATTTTGCAAGATTTTTAGCAAAAAATTTAAGAAACGAGAATTTTCTTGTTGATATATTTTTTGATGGTTCCAGTTTTCTGAAATATTTGGAAAACTATGATCCCGATGTAGTTTTGCTTGATTTGAGTTTGCCTGATTGCCATGGTCTAAGCCTTTATCCTAAAATTTTAAAATCAAACAATTTGACCCAAGTAATTGTTATAACTGCTCATGGCAATCTTGATACAGCAGTAGAAGCGATAAAAATGGGTTGTTACGATTATATCAATAAGCCTTTCGGGTTAGATGAAATTATTTTGATAATAAAAAGGGCGTTGGAAAGAAAGAAAATTTTAGAAGAGTTGAATTTTAGAAGAAATAAAGAGTATGAGTGTGTGGAGATTGATTCGCTGATCGGTTCAAGTGCAAAAATGAAGGATTTGAAAAAGCTTTTGATGATGGTGGCTGATGCGGATGATGTAACGGTATTGATTCAGGGAGAAAGCGGTACCGGGAAAAATTTATTCGCTAGAATTATACATAACTTGAGTAAAAGAAAAGAGAATCCTTTTATAGAGGTAAATTGTGCTTCTATTCCTGATAATTTGATTGAAAGTGAGCTTTTCGGATTTGAAAAAGGGGCTTTTACAGATGCTAAGAATAGTAAAAAAGGGCTAGTAGAACTTGCTGATAAAGGAACACTTTTTTTGGATGAAGTGGCAGAAATCCCTTTTGATATGCAGGCAAAGCTTCTTTCTTTTTTAGAGAACAAGACATTTAGAAGAGTTGGAGGTGTGAAAGAATTTAATATAGATGTTAGGGTTATAGCTTCTACAAATAGAGATTTGGAACAACTTGTGAGAGATAAAAAGTTTCGTGAAGATTTATATTATCGTCTGAATGTAATTAATATTAAAATACCTCCTTTGAGAGAAAGAGGAGAGGATATTATAGAACTAGCTAACTTTTTTTTGGAGCAATACACGAAAAAATATAATAAAAAGCTGGTGTTTGATGAAGAGGTTATTTCAATTCTTAAGAGATACCGATGGCCTGGAAATATCAGAGAGCTAAGAAACCTTATTGAAAGGGCAGTTATCTTATCCAATGAGCCGGTTATTACTACGGAACATTTTGTGATAAAATGTGATGATAATTATCAAGGACTTTCTTTATCAGAAAGTAAAAGTGTTATAGAAATTAATAAGCTGGAAAGAGAAATGATTATAAAGGCATTGGAAGAAAGTGATTTTGTTAAAACAAAGGCTGCTGAAAAGTTAGGAATCAGTAGGTATGCTTTATTAAGAAAAATGAAAAAATATAATTTATTATAG
- a CDS encoding FAD-dependent oxidoreductase → MKIVIIGGIAGGLTCASNIKRKKKDFEVVVFEKGGDVSYGACGMPYNLMFPDIPPEELYALSLDEIINKRGVDYRLNHEVIEVDLSSKIVTVKNDKGTFQEKYDKLVIATGARSNKIPIFNNEPDSFYFKTLEDLKKVKGYLQNKEVKTVCLIGAGYVNLELAEVFSEMGKKIIILEKMDKILPAFCDEVRKKVYHKMKEKNIDLHLNVDIISKTKGKLETNKGTFEADMFIISAGVTPNSEMFDVEKGVKNAIKVNRYQQTNVEDVYAVGDVTLAYNRIIDDYVYYPLGTTANKQGRVAAHNIVYGNTLEFFGIVQTAVFKFFEYTVATTGLNEFQMNQLDIDFEKTVIISHTRGAYPGRGRLSVILYHDKESRKILGCQMVGEDVVAKRIDIVATAISMGATVDEFAWFDLSYSPPFSPVWDPVLIAAQKAMKK, encoded by the coding sequence ATGAAAATAGTAATTATTGGTGGCATTGCAGGCGGTTTGACTTGCGCCAGCAACATAAAAAGAAAGAAGAAAGACTTTGAAGTGGTAGTTTTTGAAAAAGGTGGTGATGTCTCATATGGAGCATGTGGCATGCCGTACAATCTTATGTTTCCTGATATACCTCCAGAAGAACTGTACGCACTCAGTTTGGATGAAATCATCAATAAACGTGGTGTAGATTACAGGTTAAATCATGAAGTTATAGAGGTGGATTTAAGTTCAAAAATTGTCACTGTGAAAAATGATAAAGGAACATTTCAAGAGAAATATGATAAGCTTGTCATTGCAACAGGAGCAAGAAGTAACAAAATTCCGATATTTAACAATGAACCAGATTCATTCTATTTCAAGACATTGGAAGATTTAAAAAAGGTCAAAGGATATCTCCAAAATAAAGAAGTAAAAACAGTGTGCCTAATCGGTGCCGGTTATGTCAATTTGGAATTAGCAGAAGTTTTTAGTGAAATGGGTAAAAAAATAATAATCCTTGAAAAAATGGATAAAATTTTACCTGCATTTTGTGATGAAGTGAGAAAAAAAGTTTATCACAAGATGAAAGAAAAAAATATCGATTTACATCTGAATGTAGATATCATCTCAAAAACAAAAGGAAAATTGGAAACAAACAAAGGTACATTTGAAGCCGATATGTTCATTATATCAGCTGGAGTGACTCCAAATAGCGAAATGTTTGATGTGGAAAAAGGGGTAAAAAACGCCATAAAGGTAAACAGATATCAACAAACCAACGTAGAAGATGTATATGCCGTAGGAGATGTAACATTAGCATATAATAGAATCATCGATGATTATGTGTATTACCCTCTTGGCACCACAGCCAATAAACAGGGGCGAGTTGCAGCCCACAACATCGTTTATGGAAACACTCTCGAATTTTTCGGCATTGTTCAAACCGCTGTTTTCAAATTTTTTGAATATACAGTCGCCACCACAGGATTAAATGAATTCCAGATGAATCAACTAGATATAGATTTTGAAAAAACTGTCATTATCTCCCATACAAGGGGAGCATACCCTGGCAGAGGACGCTTATCCGTAATTCTATATCACGACAAGGAATCAAGAAAAATACTTGGCTGTCAGATGGTTGGTGAAGATGTTGTAGCAAAAAGAATTGATATTGTGGCTACTGCTATAAGTATGGGAGCTACTGTGGATGAATTTGCATGGTTTGACCTCTCTTATTCTCCACCTTTTTCCCCAGTGTGGGATCCTGTGCTTATTGCAGCACAGAAGGCTATGAAAAAATAA
- a CDS encoding ATP-binding protein has translation MLKKGVRLRYYIFLFYIATGLLPLLLLTYYYTQEYINSFLNELQSSVSSSLKNISVSIDEKIDGYRKSTFAIAQLSIIKASMTEYLSPLKKDFLNKRLKEFGDYFGFDSVSLVRENGKVLIETKGKMDNDFLSFKEPIISFDKKLLGYVCTYVKLQKLLKSFIDFTIDKNYKTRKEIIFNDNYFYKENKKLVDPLIFSLALKNAPIKLNYYIDRKAVFINYKSKIVTIVALILSFVFLSIIFSFYFLNWITMPYKTLLESYDIVAKGNLNYKITDSHSKEINFVYEQFNQMLDKLKKTQEKIIQIEKLSSLGLLSAGIAHEIKNPLASIKMGLESLKRDSVSCDLETIEILNNEIDRVSKLIVDLLNFAKPSPAMKTKVEISNEIKSCLRLLKHQMDTKRVKVELDLEKYVYFLDKNHFQQILLNILLNSIQAIDENGEIDIKGFRCEEGYILKIIDNGKGIKKEIISKIFDPFFTTKHSGTGLGLSIVYSLCRENDIEFDIKSDEGVGTEVILKFKRCDEDV, from the coding sequence ATGCTGAAAAAGGGCGTAAGATTAAGATATTATATTTTTTTATTTTATATTGCGACAGGTTTGTTACCATTACTTCTTTTGACGTATTATTATACCCAGGAATACATTAACAGCTTTTTGAATGAGTTGCAAAGTAGTGTTTCCAGTTCTCTTAAAAACATATCCGTTTCTATTGACGAAAAAATAGACGGATATAGAAAGAGTACGTTTGCTATTGCTCAGTTATCGATTATCAAAGCGAGTATGACCGAATATCTTTCTCCTTTGAAGAAGGATTTTTTAAATAAGAGATTAAAAGAGTTTGGTGATTATTTCGGTTTTGATTCTGTTTCTTTGGTAAGAGAAAACGGAAAAGTTTTGATTGAAACTAAAGGTAAAATGGATAATGATTTTTTAAGTTTTAAAGAGCCGATAATTAGTTTTGATAAAAAGTTGTTGGGATATGTTTGTACCTATGTGAAATTGCAAAAGTTATTGAAATCTTTTATCGATTTTACAATCGATAAAAATTATAAAACAAGAAAAGAGATTATATTTAACGATAACTATTTTTACAAAGAGAATAAAAAACTAGTTGACCCTTTAATATTTTCTTTGGCTTTAAAAAATGCACCGATAAAACTAAATTATTATATTGATAGAAAAGCTGTATTTATAAATTATAAAAGCAAAATCGTTACCATTGTTGCGTTAATTTTATCTTTTGTTTTTTTGTCTATAATTTTTAGTTTTTATTTTTTGAATTGGATTACGATGCCGTACAAGACGTTGTTAGAGAGCTACGATATAGTTGCAAAAGGGAATTTGAATTATAAAATCACAGATTCTCACAGTAAAGAGATAAATTTCGTTTACGAGCAGTTCAATCAAATGCTTGATAAATTGAAAAAAACTCAGGAAAAAATTATCCAGATTGAAAAACTTTCTTCTTTAGGGCTTTTAAGCGCAGGTATTGCTCATGAGATTAAAAATCCACTTGCTAGTATTAAGATGGGGTTGGAGTCTTTAAAAAGGGATTCTGTAAGTTGTGATTTGGAGACTATTGAGATTTTAAACAACGAGATAGATAGAGTCAGTAAGTTAATTGTTGATCTACTTAATTTTGCAAAGCCATCTCCAGCGATGAAAACAAAAGTGGAAATATCTAATGAGATAAAAAGTTGTTTGAGGTTGCTGAAACATCAAATGGATACTAAAAGAGTAAAAGTTGAACTAGATTTAGAAAAATATGTGTATTTTCTTGATAAAAATCATTTTCAGCAGATATTGTTGAATATTCTCCTAAATTCAATTCAAGCAATTGATGAGAATGGTGAAATTGATATTAAAGGTTTTAGGTGCGAGGAAGGATATATATTGAAAATTATTGATAATGGAAAAGGGATTAAAAAAGAGATTATATCAAAGATTTTTGATCCTTTTTTTACCACAAAACATTCCGGGACTGGCTTGGGGTTATCCATTGTTTATAGTCTTTGTAGAGAAAATGATATAGAATTTGATATAAAAAGTGATGAAGGGGTTGGTACCGAAGTTATATTAAAATTTAAAAGGTGTGATGAAGATGTATAG
- a CDS encoding universal stress protein produces MFKPKKILVPVDFSDGSEICFAKAFEIAENAGSKIVLLHVIEKKDNELIQMYLTKEQIEKVNKDIKEYAEKKMDSLLEQVGTGKTVDVEKRIIFGISYNEIVAATENEDFDLVIIASHGKSSMEKFFCGSTTEKVVRRAACSVLVVKEKK; encoded by the coding sequence ATGTTCAAACCAAAAAAAATACTAGTTCCAGTTGATTTTTCAGACGGATCTGAAATATGTTTTGCAAAAGCCTTTGAAATTGCTGAAAATGCTGGCTCAAAAATTGTATTACTTCACGTGATTGAAAAAAAAGATAACGAATTAATTCAAATGTATCTCACAAAAGAACAGATTGAAAAAGTCAATAAAGACATAAAAGAGTATGCCGAGAAAAAAATGGATTCACTCTTAGAACAAGTTGGAACAGGTAAAACAGTAGATGTAGAAAAAAGAATCATTTTTGGAATTTCTTACAATGAAATAGTTGCAGCTACTGAAAATGAAGATTTTGACCTTGTGATAATTGCATCACACGGTAAAAGCAGTATGGAAAAATTCTTCTGTGGTAGTACTACAGAAAAGGTAGTGAGAAGAGCTGCCTGCTCCGTATTAGTGGTAAAAGAGAAAAAATAA
- a CDS encoding amino acid ABC transporter substrate-binding protein, translated as MLVYRLFFIIFLFIYSTSIFAEDIMSKIEKNGMIKIGFRDHLYPFSYIDSQNKFRGFAVDFANLLVEKLSDHFGKPIKLIPVQITTQNRFNKIVNNDIDIEMGSTTYSFDREKIVDFSIIYFFSETTIIHNKHSIKNTNDLNGKIVAVTMNTTNYHFLIKFLKNHDVKLKKLILLNEHFDSLPLLEERKIDAFCSDRTILLGIIKKIKNKDDFIISNTPIGYEPYAFMLPENNSDFRDFVNNFLIWTIKTNIYFDIYKKWFKINDTIIPISPYLREYLSVISFDLPDNWWEKN; from the coding sequence ATGCTTGTTTACAGACTTTTTTTCATTATTTTTCTTTTCATCTATTCAACATCAATTTTTGCCGAAGATATTATGAGCAAAATAGAAAAAAATGGAATGATAAAAATAGGTTTTAGAGATCATTTATATCCTTTTTCATATATTGACTCACAAAACAAATTCAGAGGATTTGCAGTTGACTTTGCCAACCTCCTTGTTGAAAAACTAAGTGATCATTTCGGCAAACCAATTAAGCTAATCCCGGTCCAAATTACCACACAAAATAGATTTAATAAAATTGTTAATAACGATATTGACATCGAAATGGGATCAACAACTTATAGTTTTGATAGAGAAAAAATCGTAGATTTCAGCATAATATATTTCTTTTCCGAAACCACCATAATACATAATAAACACAGCATTAAAAACACAAACGACTTAAACGGTAAGATAGTTGCCGTCACCATGAATACAACCAATTATCACTTTTTGATAAAATTCTTGAAAAATCATGATGTTAAACTCAAAAAGCTTATACTTTTGAATGAGCATTTCGATTCACTCCCATTGTTAGAGGAAAGAAAAATTGATGCATTTTGCTCTGATAGAACGATTTTATTAGGTATTATAAAAAAAATAAAAAATAAAGATGATTTCATCATCTCAAATACACCCATCGGCTATGAGCCATATGCTTTTATGCTGCCTGAAAACAACTCCGATTTCAGAGATTTTGTTAACAATTTTTTAATATGGACAATTAAAACAAACATTTATTTCGATATCTATAAAAAATGGTTTAAAATCAATGATACAATAATCCCTATTTCCCCATATTTGAGAGAATATTTATCCGTCATCTCTTTTGATCTACCAGACAACTGGTGGGAAAAAAACTAG
- a CDS encoding dicarboxylate/amino acid:cation symporter has product MNQRESLLSLYFKSNLLLRILIGLILGAVCGIIFGEKILWVKPFGDVFVRLLKMIVLPVVITSLIVGSASIHPSRIGKIGVKVLVIYLVTSAFAVAIGLFFGNLLHPGTSVDLATVGQGVVKKANAPSLVDTILNIIPKNPFAAIAKGQILPTIFFSMLIGIGLAFLRGSEDSRIRNSAETVFNFFDGAAEVIYRIVKWILEYAPIGVFALIAIVFAKQGAKAFGPLGAVTLTVYLALIVHLVLIYGGLLKVTGISPVKFFSKAKEAIITAFVTRSSSGTLPVTMNVAKNQLGVSKGVYSFTLPLGATINMDGTAIYQGVCVMFVAFATGMDLTFSQQLTVIVTAVLASIGTAGVPGAGAIMLLMVLNSVGLDLSASSPVSLAYAMILGVDALLDMGRTALNVAGDLTCTTVVAKFENEVDFNILEK; this is encoded by the coding sequence ATGAATCAAAGAGAATCTTTGTTGTCTTTGTATTTTAAGTCAAACCTTTTATTAAGAATCCTTATAGGATTAATATTGGGTGCAGTATGTGGTATTATTTTTGGTGAAAAGATACTTTGGGTGAAGCCTTTCGGTGATGTCTTCGTAAGGCTGTTAAAAATGATAGTGTTGCCTGTGGTTATTACATCTTTAATAGTAGGTTCAGCTAGTATTCATCCATCAAGAATAGGTAAGATTGGTGTAAAAGTTTTAGTTATTTACCTTGTTACATCAGCTTTTGCTGTGGCTATTGGTTTGTTCTTTGGTAATTTGTTACATCCTGGAACAAGTGTTGATCTTGCTACAGTTGGACAAGGAGTTGTAAAAAAAGCGAATGCTCCTAGTTTAGTTGATACAATTTTGAATATTATTCCTAAAAATCCTTTTGCTGCAATTGCCAAAGGACAAATCTTACCAACCATATTCTTTTCCATGCTGATTGGTATTGGTCTTGCTTTTTTAAGGGGCAGTGAAGATAGCAGAATTAGAAATTCAGCTGAAACTGTATTCAATTTCTTTGACGGTGCTGCTGAAGTAATTTACAGAATAGTTAAATGGATTTTAGAATATGCACCTATTGGTGTTTTTGCGCTTATTGCGATTGTGTTTGCAAAGCAAGGGGCAAAGGCTTTTGGTCCTTTAGGTGCTGTGACACTTACGGTGTATTTGGCATTGATTGTACATCTTGTTTTAATATATGGAGGCCTGTTGAAAGTAACCGGCATTTCACCTGTAAAATTTTTCAGTAAAGCAAAAGAAGCTATTATTACAGCTTTTGTTACAAGAAGTAGTAGTGGGACATTGCCTGTAACAATGAATGTGGCAAAAAATCAGCTTGGTGTTTCAAAAGGTGTATATTCCTTTACATTGCCTCTTGGTGCCACAATTAACATGGACGGAACTGCCATTTATCAAGGTGTTTGTGTTATGTTTGTGGCTTTTGCTACAGGTATGGATTTAACTTTTTCTCAACAGCTTACTGTAATTGTTACGGCAGTTTTAGCTTCTATCGGTACTGCAGGTGTTCCTGGAGCCGGTGCGATTATGCTTCTCATGGTATTAAATTCTGTTGGATTAGATCTTTCAGCAAGTAGCCCTGTGTCTTTGGCATATGCTATGATTTTAGGTGTGGATGCGTTACTTGATATGGGTAGAACAGCTCTCAACGTTGCAGGGGACTTGACATGTACAACTGTTGTTGCCAAGTTTGAAAACGAAGTTGACTTTAATATATTGGAAAAATAA